One Theropithecus gelada isolate Dixy chromosome 18, Tgel_1.0, whole genome shotgun sequence DNA segment encodes these proteins:
- the TTC39C gene encoding tetratricopeptide repeat protein 39C isoform X3 → MAGSEQQRPRRRDDRDSDAAAAAAAAPLQDAELALAGINMLLNNGFRESDQLFKQYRKSFLTSEKTLVLPGKTQRHL, encoded by the exons ATGGCCGGCTCGGAGCAGCAGCGGCCGCGGAGGCGGGACGACAGAGACTCGGacgcggcagcggcggcggcggcggcgccccTGCAGGACGCGGAGCTGGCCCTGGCCGGCATCAACATGCTGCTCAACAACGGCTTCAGGGAGTCGGACCAGCTTTTCAAACAATACAG aaagaGCTTTTTGACTTCTGAGAAAACCTTGGTGCTTCCTGGAAAAACTCAAAGGCACTTGTAA